In a genomic window of Arvicanthis niloticus isolate mArvNil1 chromosome 8, mArvNil1.pat.X, whole genome shotgun sequence:
- the LOC117714203 gene encoding putative vomeronasal receptor-like protein 4: MKIIWSEYIQRIIFISLTGFGVLGNLILFVRHMYTFIMGPDNKNIDVILIHLAFVNTTIIYCIGVRNIVTIFYIKNFLGDIGCKTIVYLERVARGLSICTTCLLSVVQAGTISPRTTLWRKLKPQAARQVLAFLLLLWIFNSLISSNLLHYITAGSNKNRSVVGMFTGYCYMLPSRHTVKWLFLSLMVLRDVVFQGLMGCSSGSMALHLYKHYKCVLYLHSSRSAKKSRPEIQATQRVLSLMTCFLIFYLADFIFSLYTGSTVTNDFTIPNLKALLVLSYAGLSPFVLIIWDVHIPKTCCVP, encoded by the coding sequence ATGAAGATAATTTGGAGTGAATATATCCAGAGAATAATTTTCATTTCACTTACTGGATTTGGAGTTTTAGGAAACCTCATCTTATTTGTGAGACATATGTATACTTTCATCATGGGTCCTGACAACAAAAATATTGATGTTATTCTCATCCACTTGGCCTTTGTAAACACAACCATTATTTATTGCATAGGGGTCAGAAACATAGTCACAATTTTTTATATCAAAAACTTCCTAGGTGATATTGGTTGTAAAACTATAGTTTATCTAGAAAGGGTTGCTCGTGGACTCTCCATCTGCACCACCTGTCTCCTCAGCGTGGTCCAGGCTGGCACCATCAGTCCCAGAACCACCCTTTGGAGAAAGCTCAAACCACAGGCAGCACGGCAAGTTcttgcctttctcctcctcttatgGATCTTTAATTCCCTGATAAGCTCCAACTTGCTGCACTATATCACAGCAGGCAGTAACAAGAACAGGTCTGTAGTTGGGATGTTTACTGGGTATTGCTATATGCTGCCATCCAGGCACACAGTTAAGTGGCTGTTCCTCTCTCTCATGGTTCTTCGTGATGTCGTTTTCCAGGGTTTGATGGGCTGTAGCAGTGGGTCTATGGCTCTCCATCTGTACAAACATTACAAGTGTGTCCTCTACCTTCACAGCTCTAGGTCAGCAAAAAAATCTAGGCCAGAAATCCAAGCTACCCAGAGGGTTCTCAGTCTCATGACctgtttccttattttttatttagcagatttcattttctccttatACACAGGTTCCACAGTGACAAATGATTTCACAATACCAAATTTGAAAGCACTGTTAGTACTTAGCTATGCTGGTCTCAGCCCCTTTGTCCTGATTATCTGGGATGTCCATATTCCTAAGACCTGCTGTGTCCCCTGA
- the LOC117714023 gene encoding vomeronasal type-1 receptor 4-like codes for MVLKFIEKIVFLLMILVGTLGNMSVFVNYMFSWWGSPEKKPIHLILIHLAFTNIIFLLAKGLPKTIAAFGLRNFLDDMGCKVIVYLERVARGLSICTSSLLTVVQAIIISPRASGWSRLRPKSAWHILPFFSFFCILNALISVNLIHSIKSISLNTSLVKNRENYCYFILPSQKIKWIFLPLMVLRDAVFQGAMGGASGYMIFLLHKHHQHVLYLQNSKLLYRTPPELRAAQSVLLLLLCFVFFYWTDCTFSLILSISLVENSFIINIQEFLTLVYASFSPLVLIHRDGLLPGCWPTQ; via the coding sequence ATGGTTTTGAAGTTTATTGAGAAAATCGTTTTCCTCTTAATGATTCTGGTTGGCACTCTGGGgaatatgtctgtttttgtgaATTATATGTTCAGTTGGTGGGGAAGCCCTGAGAAGAAACCCATACACCTCATTCTCATCCACTTGGCTTTTACAAATATCATATTCCTTCTTGCAAAAGGATTGCCAAAGACAATAGCAGCTTTTGGTTTGAGAAACTTCCTGGATGACATGGGCTGTAAGGTCATTGTTTACCTGGAGAGGGTAGCCCGTGGCCTCTCCATCTGCACCAGCAGTCTCCTCACTGTGGTCCAGGCCATCATCATCAGTCCCAGAGCATCTGGGTGGAGCAGACTCAGGCCAAAGTCTGCATGGCACATCCTTccattcttctcattcttttgtatactcaatgcTTTAATAAGTGTGAACCTAATCCATTCCATCAAAAGTATAAGCCTGAATACATCACTTGTTAAGAATAGAGAGAACTATTGCTATTTTATCTTACCaagtcagaaaataaaatggatttttcttcctctcatgGTCCTGAGAGATGCAGTGTTCCAGGGTGCCATGGGAGGGGCCAGTGGCTACATGATATTTCTTCTTCACAAGCATCACCAGCATGTCCTCTACCTTCAGAACTCCAAGCTTCTCTACAGAACTCCCCCTGAGCTGAGAGCTGCTCAAAGTGTCCTCCTTCtgttgctctgttttgttttcttctactggACAGACTGTACCTTTTCTCTAATTTTAAGTATCTCCTTAGTAGAAAATTCCTTCATAATAAATATTCAAGAGTTTCTAACCCTTGTTTATGCATCTTTTAGCCCCCTTGTGCTGATTCACAGGGATGGACTTCTACCTGGATGTTGGCCTACTCAgtga